The Vitis riparia cultivar Riparia Gloire de Montpellier isolate 1030 chromosome 3, EGFV_Vit.rip_1.0, whole genome shotgun sequence genome includes a region encoding these proteins:
- the LOC117910816 gene encoding purple acid phosphatase-like isoform X1 codes for MMRPSSSSSSSSVGIVFAVLGLALNAAVLCNGGITSSFVRKAEKSVDMPLDSDVFAEPPGYNAPQQVHITQGDHSGKAVIVSWVTMAEPGSNTVLYWSEKSKVKMQAEASVVTYKYYNYASGYIHHCTIRNLEFDTKYYYEVGSGHVRRKFWFVTPPEVGPDVPYTFGLIGDLGQTYDSNMTLTHYELNPAKGKTVLYVGDLSYADNYPNHDNVRWDTWGRFVERSAAYQPWIWTTGNHEIDFAPEIGEFEPFKPFTHRYPVPFRASDSTSPSWYSVKRASAYIIVLASYSAYGKYTPQYEWLQQELPKVNRTETPWLIVLVHSPWYNSYNYHYMEGETMRVMFESWFVEYKVDVVFAGHVHAYERSERVSNIAYNIINGMCTPVKDQSAPVYITIGDGGNIEGLANNMTEPQPNYSAYREASFGHASFDIKNRTHAYYSWHRNEDGYAVEADSMWFFNRYWHPVDESSSS; via the exons ATGATGAGgccgtcttcttcttcttcctcctcttctgtTGGGATTGTTTTTGCTGTTTTGGGTTTGGCGTTGAATGCCGCAGTGTTATGTAATGGAGGAATCACTAGTAGTTTTGTGAGGAAGGCGGAGAAAAGCGTTGATATGCCTCTTGACAGCGATGTCTTTGCTGAGCCTCCCGGCTATAATGCCCCTCAACAG GTTCATATAACACAAGGAGACCATTCGGGGAAGGCAGTGATTGTGTCATGGGTCACCATGGCTGAACCAGGTTCAAATACAGTGCTCTACTGGAgtgaaaaatccaaggtcaaAATGCAAGCAGAGGCATCCGTAGTAACCtataaatattacaattacGCTTCTGGTTACATTCATCACTGCACCATCCGGAATTTGGAG TTCGACACTAAATATTACTATGAGGTTGGATCTGGACACGTTAGGAGGAAATTTTGGTTTGTGACTCCCCCTGAAGTTGGCCCGGATGTTCCATATACTTTTGGTCTTATAG GTGATCTTGGTCAGACTTATGATTCAAATATGACGCTTACCCATTATGAATTAAACCCAGCAAAAGGAAAAACAGTGCTGTATGTTGGGGACCTCTCTTACGCTGACAACTACCCAAACCACGATAATGTTAGGTGGGATACATGGGGAAGGTTTGTTGAAAGAAGCGCTGCTTATCAACCTTGGATATGGACGACAGGAAACCACGAGATTGATTTTGCCCCTGAGATT GGTGAATTTGAACCCTTTAAGCCTTTTACTCACCGGTATCCAGTCCCTTTCAGAGCATCAGATAGCACCTCTCCCTCTTGGTACTCCGTTAAGAGGGCTTCAGCATATATCATTGTATTGGCTTCTTACTCAGCATACG GGAAGTACACTCCTCAATATGAATGGCTCCAACAGGAGCTACCCAAAGTTAACAGGACAGAGACACCATGGTTGATTGTTCTTGTGCATTCCCCATGGTATAACAGTTACAACTATCATTATATGGAAGGGGAAACCATGAGAGTCATGTTTGAGTCATGGTTTGTAGAGTACAAAGTTGATGTTGTGTTTGCTGGTCATGTTCACGCATACGAAAGATCT GAACGTGTATCCAACATTGCATACAATATCATCAATGGCATGTGCACTCCTGTAAAGGACCAGTCTGCACCCGTATACATAACCATTGGTGATGGAGGAAACATCGAAGGCTTGGCAAACAA CATGACAGAGCCACAGCCAAACTACTCTGCATACCGAGAAGCCAGTTTTGGACACGCTAGTTTTGATATCAAGAACCGAACCCATGCTTATTACAGTTGGCACCGGAATGAAGATGGATATGCTGTGGAAGCTGATTCTATGTGGTTTTTCAACAGATACTGGCACCCGGTTGATGAATCCTCAAGCTCATGa
- the LOC117910816 gene encoding purple acid phosphatase-like isoform X2, whose translation MMRPSSSSSSSSVGIVFAVLGLALNAAVLCNGGITSSFVRKAEKSVDMPLDSDVFAEPPGYNAPQQVHITQGDHSGKAVIVSWVTMAEPGSNTVLYWSEKSKVKMQAEASVVTYKYYNYASGYIHHCTIRNLEFDTKYYYEVGSGHVRRKFWFVTPPEVGPDVPYTFGLIGDLGQTYDSNMTLTHYELNPAKGKTVLYVGDLSYADNYPNHDNVRWDTWGRFVERSAAYQPWIWTTGNHEIDFAPEIGEFEPFKPFTHRYPVPFRASDSTSPSWYSVKRASAYIIVLASYSAYGKYTPQYEWLQQELPKVNRTETPWLIVLVHSPWYNSYNYHYMEGETMRVMFESWFVEYKVDVVFAGHVHAYERSCSLTTTN comes from the exons ATGATGAGgccgtcttcttcttcttcctcctcttctgtTGGGATTGTTTTTGCTGTTTTGGGTTTGGCGTTGAATGCCGCAGTGTTATGTAATGGAGGAATCACTAGTAGTTTTGTGAGGAAGGCGGAGAAAAGCGTTGATATGCCTCTTGACAGCGATGTCTTTGCTGAGCCTCCCGGCTATAATGCCCCTCAACAG GTTCATATAACACAAGGAGACCATTCGGGGAAGGCAGTGATTGTGTCATGGGTCACCATGGCTGAACCAGGTTCAAATACAGTGCTCTACTGGAgtgaaaaatccaaggtcaaAATGCAAGCAGAGGCATCCGTAGTAACCtataaatattacaattacGCTTCTGGTTACATTCATCACTGCACCATCCGGAATTTGGAG TTCGACACTAAATATTACTATGAGGTTGGATCTGGACACGTTAGGAGGAAATTTTGGTTTGTGACTCCCCCTGAAGTTGGCCCGGATGTTCCATATACTTTTGGTCTTATAG GTGATCTTGGTCAGACTTATGATTCAAATATGACGCTTACCCATTATGAATTAAACCCAGCAAAAGGAAAAACAGTGCTGTATGTTGGGGACCTCTCTTACGCTGACAACTACCCAAACCACGATAATGTTAGGTGGGATACATGGGGAAGGTTTGTTGAAAGAAGCGCTGCTTATCAACCTTGGATATGGACGACAGGAAACCACGAGATTGATTTTGCCCCTGAGATT GGTGAATTTGAACCCTTTAAGCCTTTTACTCACCGGTATCCAGTCCCTTTCAGAGCATCAGATAGCACCTCTCCCTCTTGGTACTCCGTTAAGAGGGCTTCAGCATATATCATTGTATTGGCTTCTTACTCAGCATACG GGAAGTACACTCCTCAATATGAATGGCTCCAACAGGAGCTACCCAAAGTTAACAGGACAGAGACACCATGGTTGATTGTTCTTGTGCATTCCCCATGGTATAACAGTTACAACTATCATTATATGGAAGGGGAAACCATGAGAGTCATGTTTGAGTCATGGTTTGTAGAGTACAAAGTTGATGTTGTGTTTGCTGGTCATGTTCACGCATACGAAAGATCT TGTTCCTTGACAACTACTAACTAA